The Vigna radiata var. radiata cultivar VC1973A chromosome 6, Vradiata_ver6, whole genome shotgun sequence DNA segment atttgtaaatttattaatttaacattttagaTTAGAAgatgttaattatttatgtgCGTTGAACGTATATCCTATTAATATCGTAAATCTCTAAAATCATAATAGATTaaagtagaagaaaataaaacacattataAAATGGATcatgatatattaataatttcttttaacaacaattttataatagattatgtgttactattttattaatctatatatttaaaacagaatactacaattataaaaagttattaaaaaaatattttacttataaaatacgagaaaaaaaagttaaaaatatattttagtaattaacataactcataaattaaattgaataatttcaaTAAGCTAAAAACAAACtactataatttaatatgtgAATTATGtccattaaaaaaacatattcgTAGTTTGTTTCATAAACTCGTCTAAAGATACCTATCCTATGAAGTATGAAAAACATACTATGCTATACTGTTGTCCAAAAAGTAAATGACACGTTTAATCCAATTTCTTAGGGACAAGGTAAGCAAGCATTTAGTACTTAATTATAGGTTATTTTCTAGAATCTAGGTGTATCATAACCAATTGCAATATAGAATTGGTCAAATATATATCCAGTCAGAAGTATGAGGGCATTTCAACATCtgagaattttgaaattcgagaACAGTACCACAAattgtgcatttttttttatttttctactcaATTTTCTCAGCAAAAAGTTTCACCAAGAGAAATAATAGTTTTCAATTTGTGGGATTAAGTTaaacaagcaaacaaaaaattataattttacaaagaatggtGTATTTTAACTTCTGACTGGAATCGAATAACTGCATAATTAGTATGTGGTTTTGGTGAAATTTCTGGGCTAGGATCACTCCTTAATTAATGTATAATGTTTTGGTTTTATATGATGTCTTAATCAGAATGtctgttttatttgatttgttcaATTCAGAGTCCAGCAAGGACTTTGACTTTGGAGGAACAATGCTGTTAATTCTAATTCCAAATTCAAAATAGAGACTGTAGAATGCTTCACCTCTCAAATTATTCTGGTTGACTCTTCTTCTAGGGCTTCTCAATCTGGTTCCTTCAGTTTTGGAGAATTTAAACCATTGAAACTTCacaacattatatattttattaaagctttaattttaaatatttaggttaaaaatttaatattgaatgTACTAAAAAAATTGACCAAATAAATTAccatttgataaataatattgtatagCCCATTTATCTGTTGACGGGCCCAACTTCATCTTATGGAGGCCCTATACCCTTTTACTTGtatcattcttaaaaaaaaggtaaattttgtgtaaaaaataactaaaatagagatagattttatatatttcaaaatataagttttacattatgaaataaatatttcgAAATAAAAAGAGCGATCCAAAAATGTTTTAGAGAAATGATGGTATTTTAGTTTAAAGAATTCCAGAAGTGTCATGATTTTCTGTCTACTATGTGGAAAGTGTACATAAACATTGTAATGAAAATGCAAGTTTATacaatcattaattttatttttttttaaaaaaaagccATTTATTATATTCTATAGTATCCTAAATGTATATTGACATTTTTTGTGATTATTTTACGATTAAAGGATTTCAGATTTCAAATtatatgaactaaaaatatattgcgtatttagaatatatttctagatctaaaaatatattttatgtttttagatTACGTAATacatgataaatttattaattatacgATCTAAAATCATGGAAATGTAGACATTTCTCCCACATATATGAAGATGCAGAAAGAAAGTATACGATGCTAAAAGAAATTGCCTTGTCTGGGAGACTGATTGTTGGGCCAAGTTAATTTAAATTGGGCCTCAGAGGTCCAGTGCAGAAAAATTAGTAAggtgttactccctccacctccccaattaTTCCGTACACCTCCccgtaatttttttaatttcaaaattaacctTTTCTACTTTAAtcatttacttttttacttttattaattccCTCTCCATATCCGTTTCACTCACAGCATAGCCCCCACCCCCACCccgttttacttttttatttattgctgTGACTTTCCTTCACTGCTACGTATACGTGCGTAGGGCGGTATTGGCGCGGCGGCACTGGCTGACACAGGAGGTGGAGGTATTGTACGCAGCGAAGATGGCAAGGGAAAAGGTGTAATGCGTGGTGAAGGTCACAACGGGAAGGTGGGAGATAGAGCTGTCAAAGAGGCCCTATTATAGGCCCTGGCTCTAGTCCacgtgggttggggccaaaaaagcccacagggccCAAAATGCcccttattaaaaaagtttccagggctaaaaagccctGTAAGTCAGGATCAGCTCATGGCCTttctgttttataaaaaaaaattaaatatccaacaataaattgcatttttgcagagaaaagaaacatttatgttaattgttataacttggaaaagcatctttcttttactttaataaatatttttacataattattaattagaaaataataaataggatttcatatttttcatccctaaatttaacgttaaattgaaattagtgtatattataacctttcacaaattttaatcttcaaacttatttaacttCTTCTTACATACATNNNNNNNNNNNNNNNNNNNNNNNNNNNNNNNNNNNNNNNNNNNNNNNNNNNNNNNNNNNNNNNNNNNNNNNNNNNNNNNNNNNNNNNNNNNNNNNNNNNNNNNNNNNNNNNNNNNNNNNNNNNNNNNNNNNNNNNNNNNNNNNNNNNNNNNNNNNNNNNNNNNNNNNNNNNNNNNNNNNNNNNNNNNNNNNNNNNNNNNNNNNNNNNNNNNNNNNNNNNNNNNNNNNNNNNNNNNNNNNNNNNNNNNNNNNNNNNNNNNNNNNNNNNNNNNNNNNNNNNNNNNNNNNNNNNNNNNNNNNNNNNNNNNNNNNNNNNNNNNNNNNNNNNNNNNNNNNNNNNNNNNNNNNNNNNNNNNNNNNNNNNNNNNNNNNNNNNNNNNNNNNNNNNNNNNNNNNNNNNNNNNNNNNNNNNNNNNNNNNNNNNNNNNNNNNNNNNNNNNNNNNNNNNNNNNNNNNNNNNNNNNNNNNNNNNNNNNNNNNNNNNNNNNNNNNNNNNNNNNNNNNNNNNNNNNNNNNNNNNNNNNNNNNNNNNNNNNNNNNNNNNNNNNNNNNNNNNNNNNNNNNNNNNNNNNNNNNNNNNNNNNNNNNNNNNNNNNNNNNNNNNNNNNNNNNNNNNNNNNNNNNNNNNNNNNNNNNNNNNNNNNNNNNNNNNNNNNNNNNNNNNNNNNNNNNNNNNNNNNNNNNNNNNNNNNNNNNNNNNNNNNNNNNNNNNNNNNNNNNNGATTGGGGCTTTTTTCTGAccccctacttaaggggcttcttaaaataggactttttcaatagtgggttggggctggctctggggccatgggttaaattgacacctctagtGGAAGGGGAAGTGCACGTGAGGGAGGTGAATCTGGTTATGGAGGAACATAGGGGCAGAAGCTGAGTGGGAAGGAGGGTGTGGCAATTCTGCAGAGAGGGATGGAGTGTGTAGTGAGGAAGAAAGTGGATGATGTGAGGGAGAAGGAGAAGTTTAAGAAGTTCACGTGCAGCCGTACATGGATATTGTCATCCGTTTAACAAACAGAGCATATTCACATTCCTTTAAATTAAGGGCAACCAAGTGGATATTGTCATCCGTTTGACAACCAAGTGACATTAGTAAAGAACGAATAAATAAGAAGCTTCAGTCAGAAATCTGCAAAGGCCGCAAAAAGATCACCATTGATGTAATCGTTGTCCACCAAACTNACCAAGAAGTAGCTTCCACCCACCTGTGACACAGAAAGAATTATCAAAGCTCTAGCTTGTAGCTGAAAACAAAAACACGGCAATGCCATCAAATACNCAGGTTTTACAGGACCATAGCCTTATGAACCAACCTCTTCAACAAATTTCCTGGATGCATCACCCTCAGGGTACAAGCTGGCCCATCCTCTTGACCAAATTTCAAATGCCTCATCCTTCCATACATTAAAACTGACAGGATCCACAATGGTCGGTTGTTTTATCTCCTTAGCCGGGAAGACACCCCATGTCACAGCATTAACATCAGTTTGACCCACATTAGAACTCCAGCTCCCTTCTTTATTCACGGCCATGTAAGTTAAAGAGATTCGATCCTTGCATTTATCAACAAGTGTATCCAGCTTTTCCTTGGAGCAGAAGAACTCTACATATGCCTTCTGATAAACATACCCACCAGGTCCACCCCAGCCTAGGCCATATATCAAAAACGAAGGATTTAGTGTATAATTTATCGTAGACACACAAATACGGACAAGATATCAATACCCTCAGTCATAAAATGCACTGGATATTCTGCTCGAAAAATCTCAATATATGTTCTGTATCcctattttgttttcaatgttCTGTTCAatcttcctttttcattttacaagtATAGTCAATATAAAGTGGTATAGCCACATCTCANTCAAGAATCCTGAtccaaaaattgaaacaaaacccTTCCNGTTATNTGGCCGTAAGTTCAGTACTATTTCCTAATCGGCTAAAAGTTAGTTTAGGATTTTAGGctataaacaatttaaagtaATCAATAAAACACTAGACCACTGTATCTGTAATgtaaatttaacaaacaaaaatcatatcaGTAAAAACCGGATTCGACATAATGTAACTTTTACTAacaaaaaataaggaaaagaaattagaaatataacATAACTACAATACCTAACACCTTCTAACTCCTTCCAAAATGAAAACCTCTAGATATGTTCAACTATCTAACTTGAATCAGAAAGTTAGGCATCTTTCTATAGCTAGTACAAACTAAAATACTGTAAACCTACGACCAGAAAATATCatgcataaataaaaataaacttccTTTACACCCACCTACAGTAGGAGAATCCGACTTTTCCCCATTAACAGCTGGCTGGCTATTGATTGTGAGGAAGCCCTTTGCATTAATCCTCTCCAGCTGCTCATTGATGATCTTTGTCTCTGGCTGAAGACCATCTAATTCTGACCAAGGGTTGGTTCTCAACTTTCCCATGCAGTACATTCTAAACCGCTGGTATATAACAAAGGGTGTAAATTTAGATGATGTTTAAGTGTTAACAAGATTACTCTAGCAATGTTCGAAGTGAAAAAATAACTCCACCTCATATATATCTTCAACGCTTTTCAAGGGAACTACCCATTCTTCAATAAGCTTCTTGTCCCGTGCACGTGGTCGCATgaactacaagaaaaaaaacgaTGAATTCTAGCCCTATCAAATAACAAGTACCAATTTCTAAAAGTTTCAATGTAGTTTTCACACTTCTGCTTCTGCCTTGTTTCTTTTCCCATGTGTTTTAGGCTTTGCATGAAAAAGTAATTAGGCTTTGCAATATGACctttctattcattttttttcaaaaaaagagtttgtgcagcatcataatcacaaaaAACAATATATGCTACCCAAACCCTTGATTTCTAACGTAGGGCAACTAATATAATTCACATAACAACCAAGGTTTCAAATTGCAATTTACACTACAACTATAATTGTAGCCACAATATTGTGGTTTTGGAGGTTACCGTATCAGCATCAGAATCATAATTGCGATCGCATCAACTATATTTGTCAACAAATTTCCACATTTGAATATCAACACAATTGTGACCACAATTCAAAACCTCGAACAATTCTTATTAGATCCATCACTGCAGTATGTTTCCCATTTGGATTGATGCTTTGCACTTTTAGTTtctccataaaaaaataataaaatttaattttaaataaataatctaCTGTACAACAATCAATTTTGATCTACTGATAGTGTAGAGACCTTTTTATCCtctggaaaagaaaataaaagtgttaaataacatacataaaataaaatcagtaAGCAACCGCGAGCACCTGATAATCAGTTAATGCACCATATGATGGGTTACAGGAATCACCCCAACGCCCATGTGGATATTGATCCCATCCTATGGTTCGTGATATGTAGCTTTTTGGACGATTTGCCCTATAATAGTTGTACAAGGAAAGTAAGAAATCCTTCATACAGATTCACTCATATTATGGAACACGACATGACAATTGCAAAGGTAACATACCAAAAGATTGGACGGACATCTTCTTTAACACGGAAAACATTTGTGGGACGTCTCCATGGTAAGGATCTTGAAATTTTGGACTCTTCAATTAAGCCAAGGTTCTGCcaggaaaaaaagaaacagtAAACATTAATATCAACTTTCAATCAAGTTAAGTCTTCCAAAAATAANAAATGTACACATCTCATGCCATAGGAGCCAACCATTAGTATTGCTAATGCTGATTTCTCCATATTTAGTGTATAAAGATGCAATGTCTTAATTCCATGAGATAAAATCTTTTTGCACATTTCAGTTCCCAAGTGAACTCCATAAGACTTGACAGCTTCTTCATTGTCCTTGATAGGCTCTAAAGCAGACATAATGTCAGCTGGTATCTAGATTATgtcattgaaaataaaacaatgtatTAGAGTCCATGGCACTTAAGTAATATAACAAATTGGTAAAAAGTGACAAGTACACGAATANTAAGTAACAAAGACATATTATgtgaaaacattttatcttaACATACATCCCTAGTACTAGTTAAATATGTTCACTCGTCCAACACAACAATCTAAGTATGGAATCAATCATTACTCCTAGTGTATGTTCaggtttattatttaataatgttatgaAAGCACAACTGATATTTTCTTCAAGTATACGTGTATAAAGAGAGATCAATATTTAACATTCAAGTgcctttttattctttctttagACCCCATCCAGCAACGTTCTTGAGACTTTTAAACATTTCCAATACTTAATACTTGGtctacatgaaaaaaaaaaacaaaaacaaaaacaaaaaagaaatcttACCTTGGTTTTACAAAACCCAGTCATACGGAGAAAGCCCTTGTAATTATTAATGGGCATAATTCCAGGTACAATGGGACAAGTTATTCCGATTTGGCGACAGTCATTCACAAATTTCAGGAATGTATCCGTATCATAAAATAACTGGGTGACAATCACATCTGCTCCCGCATCAacctacaaaaaaaatatgaactcAGAATAGGGGGCCCAAAGAAGAGGTAAAGAGATCAACAAAAAATACCTTGCAAAGGAATCCTCCACCATTGCCTACACCTCACTTGctacttttcattttcatttagaaGAAGAATAGCGAAGTTTATCCAAGAATGCAacatttctcttaaaaaaaatctttttgcCCTTCTTATTTAAGAAAGAAAGTCACAGTTAAAAGAATTCCCTAAATTATGTTCtagaattgaaaaaacaaaaatgggtAGATTCTAATTCAATGACTAGACCTTGCTCTTCAGGTATTCAAGATCTTTTTGATAAACTTCTGCTGTAGCTAATCCATCACTTCCTATAACATCCGGATGTGCCTCTGAAGAGAAAGACTATAGATTGTAAGAGAAAATGATGGCAGAAAAAGGAGCATAAAAGCACTTAACAGAATGAgataatgaagatgaaaataatgagaagTGTGTAACCTGGATAACCGGCAACAGTAATGCCAAAGTAGTCACCATATTTAGCTCTGATGTGTTTCACCTACAAAAAACATNANCATCCAGAAAATCAGCACTCAAGACCAGACAAACTGAACTANCAGGATCACCAGCTAGTATCAAATTTTATGAAACTAAGCCCAAAGTTTTATCATCACtaagaatgcagtataatgTTCCAGAACTCATTAACAATGGATTTAAAAAGTTTCATTCTTTGTATTTTCAGGCAGTGCAGAGTATCCAGGTGCTTTGCCAATATCAAATTTACATCAAGGAACATGACTGACCCACTTTTAGTAGGGTCTCCCCTCCCCAAACACATTTTTTCCATCCACAATACTTGAATCCAAATCTAGCTCAGAAGAAGCAAGCCAATTCAACTCCAACCAAGAACTTCTTGGTCCAGCAGATCAAATATAGAATAACAAATGAGACCGACAAATTATAATAGAGGACTCGGTCTgtgcaaaattgaaattttttcttaaaaaaaggtTTCTACGAAAATAGCTATAAACCATCAAAGTCTAGAATTGGTAAAAGAGAACCTGAGTGAGGGTGCTATGGTTCTCTAACTATCCGAGTTGAGATTGGCAAAAATAGAATGAATTATATAAGTATGAGAAAATTGGAGGCAAAAGGAATTGGTACCAAATCGCGTGCACAGGCAAAGCCGCCTTCAACCTGCACAAATTTGTCCTGGCCATGTGGGGGGTCACCTCGAAGAGCAAGTACATTTTGGAGGCCATTGGACTTGATGGTGTGGAGAGCATGGTCTATCTTCTCAACAGGCATGTTAGTGCAGGTAAGGTGCATCATGGTCTCCACACAGACAATGTTCTGCATCCTGTTGGCGATTTCCAATGTTAGATCGGCTGTGGTTCCACCAGCACCCCACGTGATATCACAAAACGAAGGATTGTGAGCCACCATGCGATCCATCCTCTCAAACAAATTGT contains these protein-coding regions:
- the LOC106764957 gene encoding methylenetetrahydrofolate reductase 2-like gives rise to the protein MKIAEKIRYAANDPNTVVFSFEFFPPKTEDGVDNLFERMDRMVAHNPSFCDITWGAGGTTADLTLEIANRMQNIVCVETMMHLTCTNMPVEKIDHALHTIKSNGLQNVLALRGDPPHGQDKFVQVEGGFACARDLVKHIRAKYGDYFGITVAGYPEAHPDVIGSDGLATAEVYQKDLEYLKSKVDAGADVIVTQLFYDTDTFLKFVNDCRQIGITCPIVPGIMPINNYKGFLRMTGFCKTKIPADIMSALEPIKDNEEAVKSYGVHLGTEMCKKILSHGIKTLHLYTLNMEKSALAILMNLGLIEESKISRSLPWRRPTNVFRVKEDVRPIFWANRPKSYISRTIGWDQYPHGRWGDSCNPSYGALTDYQFMRPRARDKKLIEEWVVPLKSVEDIYERFRMYCMGKLRTNPWSELDGLQPETKIINEQLERINAKGFLTINSQPAVNGEKSDSPTVGWGGPGGYVYQKAYVEFFCSKEKLDTLVDKCKDRISLTYMAVNKEGSWSSNVGQTDVNAVTWGVFPAKEIKQPTIVDPVSFNVWKDEAFEIWSRGWASLYPEGDASRKFVEEVGGSYFLVSLVDNDYINGDLFAAFADF